In Candidatus Cloacimonadota bacterium, a genomic segment contains:
- a CDS encoding tetratricopeptide repeat protein has product MKFRSLIALLILVVLSCSIWAADQDLNAQGKKSLRSANMHLKGGRYEKALPLYEEVLATNPHNVETLKKLGSIYFDVEKDYKKAYEYFMKAQNEIDELYAEYETMKQTDEKAANKFFKKQISKQDIDDYKDQLQPLLMSCWVKLFNEAKDYFDNEDYQTALDKYLYIYEIAPDSVQTTKMLAYTYSRLEMPDESLQFMIKSAELDSLDDYVRTNIGNIYFQKEQFEEAIKWYQDAADINPNIVDNYFNMALCYMRLQDDEKTMAAFEKVLEIEPDNLDALVNNSNIALKLEQHEKSLDYLKRAVEIAPDQEDFISNLTYRLAQDQKFDEVLIYAEKWKEINPESEEAQQLINLAKQKLKK; this is encoded by the coding sequence GTTGTACTTTCCTGCAGTATTTGGGCTGCAGATCAAGATTTGAATGCACAAGGTAAAAAAAGTCTTCGCTCTGCAAATATGCATTTAAAAGGTGGACGTTATGAGAAAGCACTTCCTCTTTATGAAGAAGTTTTAGCTACAAATCCTCATAATGTAGAAACACTCAAAAAGCTTGGAAGTATCTATTTCGATGTGGAAAAAGATTACAAAAAAGCTTATGAATATTTCATGAAAGCTCAAAATGAAATTGACGAATTGTATGCTGAATACGAAACTATGAAGCAAACAGATGAAAAAGCTGCTAATAAATTCTTTAAAAAGCAAATCAGTAAACAAGATATTGACGATTACAAAGACCAGCTTCAGCCACTTCTTATGAGCTGCTGGGTAAAGCTTTTCAACGAAGCAAAAGACTATTTCGATAATGAAGATTATCAAACCGCTCTTGATAAGTATCTTTATATTTATGAAATAGCTCCAGACAGCGTTCAAACAACAAAAATGCTAGCCTACACATACAGTCGTCTGGAAATGCCAGACGAATCTCTGCAATTCATGATAAAGAGTGCAGAACTTGATTCTCTGGATGATTATGTTCGTACAAATATCGGTAATATTTATTTTCAAAAAGAACAGTTTGAAGAAGCTATAAAGTGGTATCAGGACGCTGCGGATATAAATCCCAATATAGTTGATAATTACTTCAATATGGCTCTCTGCTACATGAGACTTCAAGATGATGAAAAAACGATGGCTGCTTTTGAAAAAGTTTTAGAAATCGAACCAGATAATCTGGATGCTCTGGTTAATAATAGTAATATTGCACTAAAGCTTGAGCAACATGAAAAATCATTAGATTATTTGAAGAGAGCTGTTGAGATAGCACCAGATCAGGAAGATTTTATTTCCAATTTGACTTACAGACTGGCTCAAGATCAGAAATTCGATGAAGTACTGATCTATGCGGAAAAGTGGAAAGAGATCAATCCAGA